The Anabaena sp. WA102 genome contains a region encoding:
- a CDS encoding type II toxin-antitoxin system VapC family toxin, producing the protein MSQIIILDTHIWFWFINQQFDKFPTHWREVIETADEVGICVISCYEIALAQQRRRLELPCATNQWFQEALAPAGITLFPLTPEIACRAVNLSPVHKDPFDRLIIATTLEYQAKLASIDGFFSQYPELNNYLMK; encoded by the coding sequence ATGTCTCAAATAATAATTCTTGATACTCATATTTGGTTCTGGTTTATTAATCAACAATTTGATAAATTTCCTACCCACTGGAGAGAAGTTATTGAAACGGCTGACGAGGTAGGTATTTGTGTTATCTCCTGTTATGAAATAGCACTTGCACAACAACGAAGAAGACTAGAATTACCTTGTGCTACTAATCAATGGTTTCAGGAAGCATTAGCACCAGCAGGTATTACATTATTTCCCTTGACTCCGGAAATTGCTTGTCGTGCTGTGAATTTATCTCCTGTTCACAAAGATCCATTTGACCGTTTAATTATTGCTACTACATTAGAATATCAAGCAAAATTAGCCAGTATTGATGGTTTCTTTTCTCAATATCCTGAACTCAATAATTATTTGATGAAATAG
- the vapC gene encoding type II toxin-antitoxin system tRNA(fMet)-specific endonuclease VapC, whose product MQYLLDTNICIYLIRQKPEKVIARFQTLSISDIGISSITVAELEYGVYKSQQQEKNKNALMQFLLPLEIIEFSQNAAVIYGCIRSDLERKGLVIGLMDMLIAAHAMSLGVTLVTNNIREFSRIPKLSLENWAE is encoded by the coding sequence ATGCAATATCTTCTCGATACTAATATCTGTATTTATCTGATTAGGCAAAAACCAGAAAAAGTTATAGCACGATTTCAAACCTTGTCAATTTCTGATATTGGCATTTCTTCCATTACCGTTGCTGAATTAGAATATGGAGTTTATAAAAGTCAGCAACAAGAGAAAAATAAAAATGCCCTCATGCAGTTTTTACTTCCTTTAGAAATTATTGAATTTAGTCAAAATGCAGCAGTAATTTATGGATGTATTAGAAGTGATTTAGAAAGAAAAGGGCTTGTAATTGGATTAATGGATATGTTAATTGCTGCTCATGCAATGAGCTTAGGTGTTACTCTCGTTACTAACAATATCCGCGAATTTTCTCGCATTCCTAAACTCTCGTTAGAAAATTGGGCAGAGTAA
- a CDS encoding antitoxin produces MNTAKLCSDGTHQMVILPTDFKMTGTEVYVKKIGNAIILISKDNSWQTLIDSLDQFSDDFMMTRDQLPIDKREEF; encoded by the coding sequence ATGAATACAGCTAAACTTTGCAGTGACGGTACTCATCAAATGGTGATATTACCAACAGATTTTAAAATGACAGGTACTGAAGTCTATGTTAAAAAAATTGGTAATGCCATTATTCTTATTAGTAAAGATAATTCTTGGCAAACTCTAATTGATAGTTTAGACCAATTTTCTGATGATTTTATGATGACTAGAGATCAACTTCCTATTGATAAAAGAGAGGAGTTTTAA
- a CDS encoding type II toxin-antitoxin system HicB family antitoxin, with protein MNYPIVVYPCEEGGFVAEIPALKGCLAQGETLE; from the coding sequence ATGAATTATCCCATAGTTGTTTATCCTTGTGAAGAAGGCGGTTTTGTAGCAGAAATTCCAGCATTAAAAGGATGTTTAGCACAGGGTGAAACTTTAGAATAA
- a CDS encoding type II toxin-antitoxin system VapC family toxin, translated as MTKTIYIETSIIGYLTARPSKNLIVAANAELTRDWWDTQRNSFTIYISPLVLQEVAKGDAEMVNKRLEVLNNFPLLDITESVQNLAQEFQKQSNLPPSAAYDTVHIATATVYGLDYLLT; from the coding sequence ATGACCAAAACAATATACATAGAAACAAGTATTATTGGTTATTTAACAGCAAGACCTAGTAAAAATTTGATAGTTGCTGCTAATGCAGAATTAACAAGAGACTGGTGGGACACTCAGCGAAACTCCTTTACTATTTACATTTCTCCACTGGTATTGCAAGAAGTAGCAAAAGGTGATGCAGAAATGGTGAATAAAAGACTAGAAGTTTTAAATAACTTTCCTTTACTTGATATCACAGAATCAGTACAAAATTTAGCACAGGAATTCCAAAAACAAAGTAATTTACCACCCAGTGCTGCTTATGATACTGTTCACATTGCTACAGCTACCGTCTATGGATTGGATTATCTGTTAACATGA
- the serS gene encoding serine--tRNA ligase has translation MLDIKQIRENPQLVQEKLNTRSGKYEIQPILDLSQQQRELEVKRNELQARSNEIGKLVGHKVKSGVNPQDAEILALKDEGNSLKITLSGLEPQEKELKAQIHQLLLALPNLPSDSTPIGTSEDDNQEVKTWGDEYKPENPNIVPHWEIGEKLGILNFERAVKIAQTRFVSLIGAGAGLERALIQFMLSKHIENGYIEVSPPLLVNTDSLTGTGQLPKFAEDSFKCAEDDLWLIPTAEVPVTNLYRGDIINGEELPIYHTAYTPCFRREAGSYGRDMRGLIRLHQFNKVELVKLVKPENSFDELETLLVSAESILQALKLPYRVINLCTADLGFSATKTYDLEVWLPSAGKYREISSCSNCVDFQARRADIRFKETGKKGTQFVHTLNGSGLAVGRTMAAILENYQQADGTIKVPDVLQVYLGREVL, from the coding sequence ATGCTGGATATTAAACAAATTAGAGAAAATCCCCAATTAGTACAAGAAAAGTTGAATACTCGTAGTGGTAAATACGAGATTCAGCCTATCTTAGATTTGAGTCAACAACAACGGGAATTGGAAGTAAAACGCAATGAACTCCAAGCCCGGAGTAATGAAATTGGTAAACTGGTGGGACACAAGGTAAAATCTGGTGTTAATCCTCAAGATGCAGAAATTCTGGCTTTAAAGGATGAAGGAAACAGCCTCAAAATCACATTAAGCGGATTAGAACCCCAGGAAAAAGAGTTAAAAGCGCAAATTCATCAATTACTCTTAGCACTTCCTAACCTTCCCAGTGATTCTACCCCCATTGGTACAAGTGAAGATGATAACCAAGAAGTGAAAACATGGGGAGATGAATATAAACCCGAAAATCCCAACATTGTCCCCCATTGGGAAATCGGCGAAAAGTTGGGAATTTTGAACTTTGAAAGAGCGGTAAAAATTGCCCAAACTCGGTTTGTGAGTTTGATAGGTGCGGGTGCAGGTTTAGAAAGAGCATTAATTCAGTTTATGCTTTCTAAACATATTGAAAATGGCTATATAGAAGTTAGTCCACCGTTATTAGTAAATACAGATTCTTTAACGGGAACTGGACAATTACCCAAGTTTGCAGAGGATAGTTTTAAATGTGCAGAAGATGATTTATGGTTAATTCCCACCGCAGAAGTTCCGGTAACTAATTTGTATCGAGGGGACATTATCAACGGGGAAGAATTACCAATTTATCATACTGCATATACGCCATGTTTTCGGCGGGAAGCGGGAAGTTATGGACGGGATATGCGGGGTTTAATTCGGTTACATCAATTCAATAAAGTTGAGTTGGTGAAGTTAGTAAAACCGGAAAATTCTTTTGATGAATTGGAGACGTTGCTAGTCAGTGCAGAGAGTATTTTACAGGCTTTGAAATTGCCTTATCGGGTGATTAATTTATGTACTGCTGATTTAGGTTTTTCTGCAACAAAAACTTATGATTTAGAGGTGTGGTTGCCTTCTGCTGGGAAGTATCGAGAGATTTCTAGTTGTTCTAATTGTGTTGATTTTCAAGCGAGAAGGGCGGATATTCGGTTTAAGGAAACTGGTAAGAAAGGAACGCAGTTTGTACATACTTTAAATGGTTCTGGTTTGGCTGTGGGTAGGACTATGGCGGCGATTTTGGAGAATTATCAGCAAGCTGACGGGACGATTAAAGTACCGGACGTTTTGCAGGTTTATTTGGGTAGGGAGGTTTTGTGA
- a CDS encoding Uma2 family endonuclease produces the protein MTTQSVILNIKNVELSDDQFYQLCQINEDWKLEQTAKGELIIMPPVGAISGNRESEFNADVVIWNRQTKLGKVFSSSTVFTLPNGGKRSPDVAWIANERWDSLSIQEKEKFAKICPDFVIELRSRTDSLSQLQEKMQEYFNSGLRLGWLIDPQNQQVEIYRQNQSVEIVSLPTSLSGENVLPGFILELPVFKD, from the coding sequence ATGACAACTCAATCAGTTATTTTAAATATCAAAAATGTAGAGTTAAGTGATGATCAATTTTATCAACTATGTCAAATCAATGAAGATTGGAAACTTGAACAAACAGCTAAAGGAGAATTAATAATTATGCCTCCAGTTGGTGCAATTAGTGGTAATAGAGAATCAGAGTTTAATGCAGATGTTGTGATTTGGAATCGTCAAACTAAACTCGGAAAAGTATTTAGTTCTTCCACTGTTTTTACTCTACCTAATGGTGGTAAACGTTCTCCTGATGTGGCTTGGATTGCTAATGAACGTTGGGATTCTTTAAGCATTCAAGAAAAAGAGAAATTTGCTAAAATTTGTCCTGATTTTGTCATAGAATTGCGTTCTCGTACAGATTCTTTGAGTCAATTACAGGAGAAAATGCAGGAGTATTTTAATAGTGGTTTACGTTTAGGTTGGTTAATTGATCCTCAAAATCAACAAGTAGAAATTTACCGTCAAAATCAGTCTGTAGAAATAGTATCATTACCGACAAGTTTATCGGGAGAAAATGTTTTACCAGGATTTATTTTAGAATTACCTGTTTTCAAAGATTAG
- a CDS encoding DUF3611 family protein translates to MTQNSETPSSNLRAIAQQFRLAGWISLWIQLVLGVISGIIVLLFGIFSQKAGSPSNNPGTGFGVFLAICGILLLGAGIYLAYRYTRIGKKLESPNPTNRPRKVETVQVLRLGLWINLGGILVTLLGAQAIVGTLVARSISPQAVTTQLFDPTRIISGLDMLIVQANTNTVSAHFAGLLASLWLMNRINKP, encoded by the coding sequence ATGACGCAAAACTCCGAAACACCATCATCTAACCTCCGGGCTATAGCCCAACAATTTCGCCTAGCAGGTTGGATTAGTTTATGGATTCAGTTGGTATTAGGTGTAATTTCTGGAATAATTGTCTTGTTATTTGGCATTTTTAGTCAAAAAGCAGGTAGCCCCAGTAACAATCCAGGAACGGGCTTTGGCGTGTTTTTAGCAATTTGTGGCATACTTCTGTTGGGTGCTGGTATTTACTTAGCTTATCGCTACACTAGAATTGGCAAGAAATTAGAATCCCCTAATCCCACTAATCGCCCTCGTAAGGTGGAAACTGTGCAGGTATTACGTTTAGGTCTATGGATAAATTTAGGGGGAATATTAGTCACTTTATTGGGAGCGCAAGCGATCGTTGGTACACTAGTAGCTAGGTCTATATCTCCTCAAGCAGTAACTACTCAATTATTTGACCCAACTCGGATTATTAGCGGTTTAGATATGCTCATAGTCCAGGCAAATACAAATACTGTATCAGCGCATTTTGCAGGTTTATTAGCATCTTTGTGGTTAATGAATCGGATTAATAAACCATAA
- a CDS encoding cofactor assembly of complex C subunit B, which yields MNSTVSQSTFLLTFLLSVGLFFFIRASTKDRTEMMQLTSEQDENTLMAALKEYFRSRAYRVSAVDTAKNQVTFEGLVSPSWFLAIFLTILAAVGLGCLALVLSMLLPDFGQFFLLIILFSPLSGLLYWKKSGRLEKVSLKMENIPSGQNFSSTITVTAHRDELAELQRALQLKTLDT from the coding sequence ATGAATTCTACTGTTTCTCAATCTACGTTCCTCTTAACTTTTCTGTTATCAGTTGGATTATTTTTCTTTATACGCGCTTCGACCAAGGATCGTACAGAAATGATGCAATTGACTTCAGAACAGGATGAAAATACATTAATGGCTGCATTAAAGGAGTATTTTCGCTCTCGTGCTTATCGAGTTTCAGCGGTAGATACTGCTAAAAATCAAGTCACTTTTGAAGGATTGGTTAGCCCTAGCTGGTTTCTAGCTATATTTTTGACTATATTAGCAGCCGTAGGTTTGGGTTGTTTGGCGTTGGTTCTATCAATGCTTTTGCCCGATTTTGGCCAATTTTTTCTATTAATAATCCTGTTTTCGCCTTTAAGTGGATTATTGTACTGGAAAAAATCTGGAAGACTTGAGAAGGTGTCACTCAAGATGGAAAATATCCCAAGTGGGCAAAACTTCTCAAGTACAATCACTGTAACTGCCCATAGAGATGAACTGGCTGAGTTACAAAGGGCATTACAGCTAAAGACACTTGACACTTGA
- a CDS encoding DUF3155 domain-containing protein, translated as MARRRKRKSRRRQEGRRILEHIPQYSIESGEDKPVTAARKFIQAEGITPPALLLVKRNEHTTDRYFWAEKGLFGAQYVEENHFLFPSLRILESPTAPQTVSVAVASN; from the coding sequence TTGGCAAGGAGACGCAAGCGGAAGAGTCGTCGTAGGCAGGAAGGACGGCGCATACTTGAGCATATCCCTCAGTACAGCATTGAAAGTGGCGAAGATAAACCTGTGACAGCAGCAAGAAAGTTCATTCAAGCTGAAGGTATCACGCCACCTGCGCTGCTACTAGTAAAACGCAATGAACATACAACAGACCGATATTTCTGGGCGGAAAAAGGTCTGTTTGGCGCTCAATACGTAGAAGAGAATCATTTCTTGTTCCCTAGTCTCAGGATTTTAGAATCACCAACAGCACCACAAACTGTGTCTGTTGCTGTGGCTAGTAACTAA
- a CDS encoding sensor histidine kinase yields MLMSASSDFLALCREQMALLTQGMGAGFSVVYLTQELVEKSTAEARLIPVMVYPETIALNPSDEYSDVGEGYPVRLANVLALPNQQMRLLKPTPISSHESAESAATGKQNLHDAQDEYWLSHNQIVLPLIHEGVMMGLLVTAREDREWNEREEREIERIAKTLAIACILDQRQSWLQHQLQQEQILQERQRDLLDNLLHQFRNPLTAIRTFGKLLFKRMLPVDPNREVATSIVRESDRLQELLKQFDQVIDLNTADSEPLPLPESKVVINANVQKAAKPALLLPGTGEQLTNRFLVDLLAPLLISAQAIAQERNLQLITEISPHLPLARVNEKALGEVLSNILDNALKYTPPGGKILVQCGQQKGNLQGIAISDTGPGIPPEDLEHLGERHYRGVQAKTEIPGTGLGIAIAKQLIVEMQGNIEVFSPAINSIITLPNTPGTTFIIWLQSVG; encoded by the coding sequence ATGCTAATGTCTGCCAGTTCTGATTTTCTTGCTCTATGTCGAGAGCAAATGGCTCTGCTAACCCAAGGGATGGGAGCGGGCTTTAGCGTTGTTTATTTGACACAAGAACTAGTAGAAAAATCTACAGCAGAGGCACGACTAATTCCAGTAATGGTGTATCCAGAGACTATAGCATTAAATCCTAGTGATGAATATAGTGATGTGGGGGAAGGTTATCCTGTAAGGTTAGCTAATGTTTTAGCATTACCCAATCAGCAAATGAGATTGTTAAAACCGACTCCAATATCCTCCCATGAATCAGCGGAATCGGCAGCAACAGGAAAACAAAATTTACACGATGCACAAGATGAATACTGGCTGAGTCATAACCAAATTGTTTTACCTTTGATTCATGAAGGCGTGATGATGGGGTTATTGGTGACGGCGAGAGAAGATAGGGAATGGAATGAACGAGAGGAACGGGAAATTGAACGCATTGCTAAGACTTTAGCGATCGCTTGCATTTTAGACCAGCGCCAGTCATGGTTACAACATCAACTCCAGCAGGAACAAATTCTCCAAGAGAGACAACGGGATTTATTAGATAATCTTTTACATCAATTTCGTAACCCCTTAACTGCTATCCGCACCTTTGGGAAATTACTATTTAAGCGGATGCTACCGGTTGATCCTAATCGGGAAGTAGCCACCAGTATAGTCCGGGAGAGCGATCGCTTACAAGAACTATTAAAACAATTTGATCAAGTAATTGATTTAAATACGGCAGATTCAGAACCTTTACCTCTACCAGAATCAAAAGTAGTTATTAACGCAAATGTCCAAAAAGCAGCTAAACCTGCGTTATTATTGCCCGGAACAGGGGAACAATTAACTAATCGTTTCTTAGTAGATTTATTAGCACCTTTATTAATATCTGCCCAAGCGATCGCTCAAGAACGAAATCTACAATTAATCACAGAAATTTCTCCTCACCTACCCCTAGCGAGGGTGAATGAAAAAGCCTTAGGAGAAGTTTTGAGTAATATCCTTGATAACGCTTTAAAATATACACCACCTGGAGGTAAAATCTTAGTACAATGTGGGCAACAAAAAGGAAATTTACAAGGTATTGCTATTAGTGATACAGGTCCAGGTATTCCTCCAGAGGACTTAGAACATCTAGGAGAAAGACATTACCGGGGTGTACAGGCAAAAACAGAAATTCCGGGAACTGGCTTAGGAATTGCCATTGCTAAACAGTTAATAGTAGAAATGCAGGGAAACATCGAGGTTTTTAGTCCAGCCATTAACTCAATTATCACATTACCAAATACCCCAGGAACTACATTTATAATTTGGTTGCAATCTGTTGGCTAA
- the murD gene encoding UDP-N-acetylmuramoyl-L-alanine--D-glutamate ligase, with protein MPEALIIGFGKSGVAAARLLKQEGWEVELCDSSTSPTLLEQQQQLASEHITVKLGHKPEFTNSDISKLIVFSPGVPWDIPILAKARELGIETIGEMELAWRYLQDIPWVAITGTNGKTTTTALTAAIFQTAGLNAPACGNIGHAACEVAIQARGKGQEARGNTDKSSVNWIIAELSSYQIESSVTLAPRIGIWTTFTPDHLARHKTLENYYNIKAKLLHNSQIQIFNGDDTYLSKLGLTHWPNAYWTTVKGEKFLIGEKGFYIENGWVMEKITPTPQPIVEVSALRMVGEHNQQNLLMSVAAARLAGIDITAISQAVREFSGVPHRLEHICNWQGIDFINDSKATNYDAAEVGLASVHSPAILIAGGEAKAGDDTTWLAQIQAKAAAVLLIGNAAPAFSKRLQEMGYSNYHIVETMANAVSLSAELAKKYQASVVLLSPACASFDQYPNFEMRGEDFRQLCQKYLVP; from the coding sequence ATGCCAGAAGCGTTAATTATTGGATTCGGAAAATCCGGTGTTGCTGCGGCAAGATTGTTGAAACAGGAAGGCTGGGAGGTTGAACTTTGCGATAGTAGCACCTCCCCAACCCTCCTCGAACAACAACAACAACTCGCCAGCGAACACATCACCGTCAAATTAGGACACAAACCAGAATTCACCAACTCTGATATATCCAAATTAATAGTTTTCAGTCCCGGAGTTCCTTGGGATATTCCTATTTTAGCCAAAGCGCGAGAATTAGGCATAGAAACTATTGGCGAAATGGAACTAGCTTGGCGATATTTGCAAGATATTCCTTGGGTAGCAATCACCGGGACAAATGGTAAAACTACCACCACCGCTTTAACTGCTGCCATTTTCCAAACAGCGGGATTGAACGCCCCCGCCTGTGGTAACATTGGTCATGCTGCTTGTGAGGTAGCAATACAGGCAAGAGGCAAGGGGCAAGAGGCAAGAGGGAATACAGACAAAAGTTCCGTTAATTGGATAATTGCTGAACTTAGTAGTTATCAAATCGAATCTTCCGTAACTTTAGCGCCCCGCATTGGGATTTGGACAACCTTCACCCCAGATCATTTAGCCCGACACAAAACATTAGAAAATTACTATAATATCAAAGCCAAATTATTACATAATTCCCAAATTCAAATATTTAATGGTGATGATACTTATTTGAGCAAATTAGGATTAACTCATTGGCCAAATGCCTATTGGACAACCGTTAAAGGTGAAAAATTCTTAATCGGCGAAAAAGGCTTTTATATAGAAAATGGCTGGGTAATGGAAAAAATTACCCCCACACCACAACCCATTGTAGAGGTATCTGCATTGCGAATGGTAGGGGAACATAACCAGCAAAATCTGCTCATGTCCGTCGCCGCTGCTAGATTAGCAGGTATAGATATTACCGCTATTTCTCAAGCTGTGCGTGAATTCTCTGGCGTTCCCCACCGTTTAGAACATATTTGCAATTGGCAAGGAATTGATTTTATTAACGATAGCAAAGCCACCAACTACGACGCAGCCGAAGTAGGATTAGCATCTGTCCATAGTCCCGCCATTTTAATTGCTGGTGGCGAAGCCAAAGCCGGGGATGATACCACTTGGTTAGCCCAAATTCAAGCCAAAGCCGCCGCCGTTTTACTCATAGGTAACGCAGCACCAGCATTTTCTAAACGGCTGCAAGAGATGGGATATAGCAATTATCACATAGTTGAAACAATGGCAAACGCCGTATCCTTATCTGCGGAATTAGCCAAAAAATATCAAGCCTCTGTAGTATTATTATCTCCAGCTTGCGCTAGTTTTGACCAATATCCCAACTTTGAAATGCGGGGTGAAGACTTTCGGCAATTGTGCCAAAAATATCTAGTACCGTAG
- the glyS gene encoding glycine--tRNA ligase subunit beta: MPAFLLEVGTEELPAGFLSDAIGQWRSRIPESLKTHSLPESVVEVYGTPRRLAVLITGLPSQQADREEEIKGPPAQAAFKDGQPTKAAIGFASKQGVDISALEIRPTEKGDFVFVNKQIPGRPIADILTELVPQWVWNLEGKRLMRWGHGDGRFSRPIRTLVTLLDGEILPLQLENGAKVVKSDSLSRTHRVLHPQPVSIDHATEYVKTLASGYVNVLPEDRAEIITNQVKAAAEKLGGYTPIYPDLLAEVVNLVEYPTAVIGQFEEEFLNLPKEVITEVMVSHQRYFPVFKNADCQELLPNFITISNGDPAKSDIIAVGNARVIRARLADGRFFYEADLAKPLESYLPQLEKVTFQEDLGSVRAKIARIVKNAERITTQLQLNPDQTQNIQRAALLCKADLVTQMVYEFPELQGIMGEKYALANGENPEVAKAIFEHYLPRNADDIFPQTLTGQIVGLGDRLDTLVSIFGLGLIPTGSSDPFALRRAANAIVNITWLANLQINLSTLLEEIATDFATTFNKDAKSLIKTLQEFFLQRIRTLLQDEKQIDYDLVNAVLGENDPEYTERALTDLLDVRDRALYLQQIRKDGTLDKIYETVNRSTRLAAQGNLDFQTLEPQSLINPQLFQKKSESAFYNALLELVPQTQAAQQNRDYQLLVTALAKIAPTVSTFFDGEDSVLVMDANPDIKQNRLNLLGLLRNHARVLADFGAIVKNL, translated from the coding sequence ATGCCAGCATTTTTATTAGAGGTCGGTACAGAAGAATTACCCGCAGGTTTTTTGAGTGATGCTATTGGGCAATGGCGATCGCGCATTCCCGAAAGTCTCAAAACCCACAGTCTCCCCGAATCGGTTGTCGAAGTCTATGGAACACCCCGCCGGTTAGCAGTTCTCATTACAGGTTTACCTTCCCAGCAAGCAGACAGAGAAGAAGAAATCAAAGGACCACCCGCACAAGCAGCTTTTAAAGATGGACAACCCACTAAAGCCGCCATTGGTTTTGCGAGTAAGCAAGGTGTAGATATTTCTGCTTTAGAAATTCGTCCCACGGAAAAAGGCGATTTCGTCTTTGTCAACAAACAAATTCCCGGTCGTCCCATCGCCGATATTCTAACCGAACTTGTCCCCCAATGGGTCTGGAACTTAGAAGGCAAGCGGTTAATGCGGTGGGGACATGGTGACGGACGATTTTCGCGCCCAATTCGCACTTTAGTCACATTGTTAGATGGGGAAATTTTACCATTACAATTAGAAAATGGGGCAAAAGTTGTTAAAAGCGATAGCCTTTCTCGCACCCATAGAGTCTTACACCCCCAACCCGTCAGCATTGACCATGCTACAGAATATGTTAAAACCTTGGCTTCTGGCTATGTAAATGTACTCCCAGAAGACCGAGCCGAAATCATCACAAATCAAGTGAAAGCAGCAGCCGAAAAATTAGGCGGATATACCCCAATTTACCCCGACTTACTAGCAGAAGTTGTCAATTTAGTTGAATATCCCACAGCAGTTATCGGCCAATTTGAAGAGGAATTTCTCAATTTACCAAAAGAAGTAATTACCGAAGTCATGGTAAGTCATCAGCGTTATTTTCCCGTCTTCAAAAATGCTGATTGCCAGGAATTATTACCCAACTTTATCACCATTAGTAACGGAGATCCTGCCAAATCTGATATTATTGCTGTCGGTAATGCCAGAGTAATTCGAGCGCGGTTAGCAGACGGCAGATTTTTCTATGAAGCTGATTTAGCCAAACCCTTAGAAAGCTACTTACCCCAATTAGAAAAAGTCACCTTTCAAGAAGATTTAGGTTCAGTTCGTGCCAAAATCGCCAGAATAGTTAAAAATGCCGAAAGAATTACCACTCAATTACAATTAAATCCAGACCAAACCCAGAATATACAAAGAGCCGCGTTACTTTGTAAAGCCGATTTAGTCACACAAATGGTCTATGAATTTCCAGAATTACAGGGAATTATGGGCGAAAAATACGCCTTAGCTAATGGCGAAAATCCAGAAGTTGCAAAAGCCATCTTTGAGCATTATTTACCCAGAAATGCTGATGATATTTTTCCCCAAACTCTCACAGGGCAAATAGTTGGTTTAGGAGATAGATTAGATACCTTAGTTAGTATCTTTGGTTTAGGTTTAATTCCCACAGGTTCATCAGATCCTTTCGCCTTACGTCGCGCGGCAAATGCGATTGTTAATATTACCTGGTTGGCGAATTTACAAATTAATTTATCAACCCTTTTAGAAGAAATCGCCACAGATTTCGCTACAACTTTTAACAAAGATGCCAAATCCTTAATTAAAACCTTGCAAGAATTTTTCCTGCAACGGATTCGCACCTTATTACAAGATGAAAAACAGATAGATTACGATTTGGTAAATGCAGTTTTGGGAGAAAATGATCCTGAATACACAGAACGAGCATTAACGGATTTATTAGATGTCCGCGATCGCGCTCTCTATTTACAACAAATCCGCAAAGATGGTACATTAGATAAAATCTACGAAACCGTCAACCGTTCCACCCGGTTAGCAGCCCAGGGAAATCTAGACTTTCAAACCCTAGAACCACAGTCTTTAATTAATCCCCAACTGTTCCAGAAAAAATCCGAATCTGCATTTTATAACGCCTTACTTGAATTAGTTCCTCAAACCCAAGCAGCACAACAAAACCGGGATTACCAACTATTAGTAACCGCACTAGCAAAAATTGCCCCCACCGTCAGTACATTTTTTGATGGTGAAGACAGCGTTTTAGTTATGGACGCAAATCCCGATATTAAGCAAAATCGCTTAAATTTACTGGGATTACTGCGAAATCACGCCCGTGTATTGGCGGACTTTGGCGCGATAGTCAAAAATTTGTAG
- a CDS encoding type IV pilin-like G/H family protein, whose product MLGYFLSPKLGNTGFTLIELLVVILMIGILSAIALPTLLSRANKAKQVESKLYVGAMNRGQQAYYLENTVFTESVDELGVGIRQQTENYLYKINIAPSNTVVTNNGISRKPALKSYAGVPYLNTILSTDGTIGSVTITILCESPAAGEGTEQTMNLASCPTGWIPL is encoded by the coding sequence ATATTAGGCTATTTTTTATCACCAAAGCTAGGCAATACGGGATTTACCCTAATTGAACTACTTGTAGTTATACTCATGATTGGTATTTTGTCTGCGATCGCCCTACCCACTTTACTGAGTCGGGCTAATAAAGCTAAACAGGTAGAATCTAAACTATATGTTGGTGCAATGAACCGCGGTCAACAAGCTTATTATCTAGAAAATACAGTCTTTACTGAATCTGTTGATGAATTAGGCGTTGGTATTCGACAGCAAACAGAGAACTATTTATATAAAATCAATATTGCTCCTAGTAATACAGTGGTGACAAATAACGGTATATCCAGGAAACCAGCGTTGAAATCCTATGCAGGAGTCCCCTATTTAAATACGATTCTAAGCACAGATGGTACTATTGGATCAGTTACCATCACTATTTTATGTGAAAGTCCTGCTGCTGGTGAAGGGACTGAGCAAACAATGAATTTAGCTTCTTGTCCCACTGGTTGGATACCTTTATAA